One genomic window of Cheilinus undulatus linkage group 7, ASM1832078v1, whole genome shotgun sequence includes the following:
- the LOC121511833 gene encoding uncharacterized protein LOC121511833, protein MNLAFSALFLILGSFLSSSATSVEECRALVTPLSTFEPQLGRWNFVLGFIDSKPHQVLFKTTQTQWIEYVKTGSDSQPEYQQLIGIKHTTYCKYGTFPMTFHSNSAVMDKSNFTCTYQSLPTCEDCLLYLINARNNDIIVNSMDNPDPQTISQVKHYRAFYMMTKGNSIKHSDFLHAMKQARCLGFTGEPDFVLDPASEYCEKQG, encoded by the exons aTGAATCTGGCCTTCAGCGCTCTTTTCCTGATCCTTGGCTCCTTCCTGAGCAGCTCTGCTACCAGTGTTGAAGAATGCAGAGCTCTGGTCACCCCTCTGTCCACTTTTGAACCG CAACTGGGAAGGTGGAACTTCGTTTTGGGCTTCATTGATAGTAAACCACATCAAGTATTGTTCAAGACCACCCAGACCCAGTGGATTGAGTACGTCAAAACTGGATCTGATTCACAACCAGAATATCAACAGCTAATTGGGATCAAGCA TACTACATACTGCAAGTACGGAACTTTCCCCATGACTTTTCATTCCAACTCCGCCGTAATGGACA AGTCCAACTTCACCTGCACATACCAGTCTCTGCCAACCTGTGAAGACTGTCTGCTCTACCTTATTAACGCCAGAAACAACGACATCATAGTCAACAGTATGGACAATCCGGACCCTCAAACCATTTCACAGGTCAAACACTATCGGGCGTTCTACATGATGA CCAAAGGAAACAGCATCAAGCACTCAGACTTTTTGCATGCCATGAAGCAGGCAAGATGTCTGGGTTTCACAGGAGAACCCGACTTCGTCCTGGACCCCGCCAGTG AGTACTGCGAGAAACAAGGTTAA